A region of the Agromyces sp. CF514 genome:
GTCCCACGGCAGGTCGCCCGTCGGGGTGAGCGTGCCGAGCGAGAGCGAGCCGTCGCCGGCGACGTCGACCGCCTGCACGCCGCCGGCCGGCGCGGCCGCGAACGACGTGAAGTACGCCTGGGTGTCGTCGGTGCGCACCGAGACGCCGCGGGAGCCGTTCGGCACGGAGATGGTGCGAGGAGCGGCCGTCGGATCGGCGGTCGAGAACTGGTACTGCGGATTGAAGAGGGTCGCGGCGTAGATGTACGTGCCCGACGTGTCGGCCTCGAGGTCGACGAAGCCGCCGCCGGCGGTGATCACGGTAGGCGTCGGGGTGCCGCCCGCCTCGAGATCCGCGGCCGGGTAGACGAGGATCTGGCCCGGGTTGTAGAACGCGACCCACACCTGCGAGCCGTCGGGCGAGACCTGCACCGAGGTCGGGTTGAAGTCGGCGCCGGGTCCGAAGGTCACGGCACCGACCTGCGCGAAGCTCGTCGTGTCGTAGACCCGCAGGTCGGCGACGCCGCCGTCGCCGCGCGAGATGACGAACACGTGGGCGCCGTCGGGCGTGGCGTCGACGTCGATCGGGTACCGCCCGGAGGGAACGGCCACGTAGGTCATCTCGGGATCGGCGGATGCCGCGGGCGACGCGACGAGTGCGGTCGCCGATGCGGCGAGCAGCGCCAAGGCGACCGCGGCGACCGCCGAGACCCGGCGGCGGCGGCGCCGAGCGCCTCGGGCGAGCGGGCCTCCGTCGTTGGCGAACATTCATCGAGTCTCGCATCCGACGCGCCGGTGCGCCAGACCTTCGGCATCGACGCACCGGACGGCGCGCGGGTAGTGTTCGTGCAGATCGCCGACGATCAGACGCCTGCCCAGCCGGCGGCACCGGTCGACGGGCGCCGCCCTGCGGCATCCGTCACCGGCCGTTCACCCGACCGAATGAGACTGCTCGCATGACCACTCCCCCCGAGCCCCCCGCAGACGCACCGCGCAACTTCCCGCCGACGCACCTCACTCCAGCCGACGGGGCGGCGGCCACCATCGGCGTGACGACCGAGCAGGTCGAGGCCGTGACGGATGCCGGTGCGCGGAAGGGACGCATCCTCGCGTGGGGCCTGTGGGACTGGGGATCGGCCGCGTTCAACGCGGTCGTGACGACCTTCGTGTTCACCGTGTACCTGACGAGCGAGTCGTTCGGGCCGAGCGGCACCGTCGAGGCGCAGCTCGGATGGGCGCTGGCGATCGCCGGGCTGCTGATCGCCCTGCTGGCGCCCATCACCGGCCAGCGATCCGACACGAGCGGGCGACGCAAGCTCTGGCTCGCCGTGAACACCTACATCGTCGTGGCCATCACCCTCGCGATGTTCTTCGTGCTGCCCGCGCCCGAGTACCTCATGCTGGGCCTCTTCCTCGTCGCGGCGGGCAACGTGTTCTTCGAGTTCGCGGGCGTCAACTACAACGCCATGCTGGTGCAGGTCTCGACGCCGCGCTCGATCGGCAAGGTCTCGGGCTTCGGCTGGGGCATGGGCTACGTCGGCGGCATCGTGCTGCTGCTCATCGTGTACTTCGGCTTCATCCAGCCCGAGGTCGGGCTGTTCGGAGTGACCGGCGACAACGGCCTCGACGTGCGCGTGACCATGCTCGTCTCAGCGATCTGGTTCGGCCTGTTCGCGCTGCCCGTGCTGCTCGCGGTGCCCGAGTACCGCAATCCCGCTGCCGTCGACCGCGGCAAGGTGGGGTTCTTCGCCTCGTATGCGCGCCTCGGCCGCGACGTGCAGCGGCTCTGGAAGGAGCAGCGCAACACGGTCTGGTTCCTGCTCGCCAGCGCGGTGTTCCGCGACGGCCTCGCGGGCGTCTTCACCTTCGGCGGCGTGCTCGCAGCCTCGGTCTTCGGGTTCTCGGCCGGCGAGGTCATCATCTTCGCGATCGCCGCCAACGTCGTCGCGGGCATCTCGACGATCGCCGTCGGCGCACTCGACGACCGGTTGGGCGCGAAACCGGTCATCATGACGGCGCTCATCGGTCTCGTGATCAGCGGCCTGCTCATCTTCGTGCTGCACGACGGGGGCCAGATCGTGTTCTGGACGGCGGGCCTCGCGCTCTGCCTCTTCGTCGGCCCGGCGCAGTCGGCGAGCCGCACGTTCCTCGCGCGTCTCATCCCGGCCGGGCGCGAGGGCGAGGTGTTCGGCCTCTACGCGACGACCGGTCGCGCGGTGAGCTTCCTGGCTCCGACCGCATTCGCCCTCTTCGTCACGATCGGCGGGGCGCCCTACTTCGGCATCCTCGGCATCGTGCTCGTGATCGCGCTGGGGCTCGCGCTGCTCATCCCGGTGAAGGCGACGAAGGCGCCCGCCGCCTAGGAACTCGGACTCCCCGGGCCGGCATCCCACCGGCCCCCGGCCTGTCGCGCGACGCAAGTCATTGCTATAGTCAACACAATTGACTTGCGATGTTGCTAGAGAGGCGGCGCCGTGCGAACCACCGATCCGGGGTCACCGATCACCGTCGACGTCGGCGATGTGCGGATCGCCGCCGACGTCTCCGGAACCGGCACCCCCGTGCTGCTCCTGCACGGGTACCCCGAGACGAGGGCGATGTGGCGCGAGGTCGCGGCCGAGCTCGCGACGCGCCACACCGTCGTCGCCGCCGACCTGCGCGGCTACGGCGACTCGACGAAGCCGGCCGGTGACCGCTACTCCAAGCGCGAGATGGCCGCCGACCAGGTCGGGCTCATGCGCGCGCTCGGGCACGACCGGTTCGCGGTCGTCGGCCACGACCGCGGCGGTCGGGTCGGCCACCGGCTCGCCCTCGACCACCCCGAGGCCGTGGCCGCGCTCGCGGTGCTCGACATCGTGCCCACGCTGCACATGTTCGAGCACGTCGACCGCGACATGGCGACGAGCTACTTCCACTGGTTCTTCCTCGCACGCGACGACGGACTGCCGGAGCGACTCATCTCCGCAGCCCCGCGCGAGTGGCTCGAAAGCCGGTTCCGCGGCCGCGCCGTGCGCGAGGGCGCGATCTCGGCCGAGGCATTCGCCGAATACCTCCGATGCTTCGACGAGGACACCGTCCGGGCGAGCTGCGCCGACTACCGCGCCGCTGCGACCGTCGACCTCGAGCACGATCGCGACGATCGCGACGCCGGCGTGCGGGTCGCCGCACCGCTCCTCGCGCTCTGGGGCGCGCACAGCTACGTCGGGCGCTCGTTCGACGTCGTCGAGGTCTGGCGCGACTTCGCCGACGCGGCATCCGGAGCCCCGATCGACGCCGACCACTACCTCGCGGAGGAGGCGCCCGCCGAGACGGCCACCGCACTCTCCGCCTTCCTCGACGACGGGACCGTGCAATGGTGACCACGACGTTCGACCGCGACCGCGTGATCAGCCGGCTCGACGCGCTCGTGTCGACCGAGACGCCGACGGGCGATCGCGACGGCATGGCCGAGGCGCACCGCCTCGTGCGGTCGTGGCTCGACCCCCTGCTCGGCGACGGCGAACCCGTGGTGGTCGACGGCGTGACGCACCTGCTCTGGCGCGGCGGCGACGCACCCCGCGTGCTGCTGCTCGGGCACCTCGACACCGTCTGGCCCCTCGGGACCATCCGCGAGCGGCCGTTCACGATCGACGGCGATCGCATCACCGGCCCCGGCACCTTCGACATGAAGGCGGGCGTCGTCATCATGGCCGAGGCGCTCCGCAGCGTCGTCGACACGGGCGACGTCGCCGTGCTCCTCACCAGTGACGAGGAGATCGGATCGCTGACCTCACGCGCACTGCTCGAACGCGAGGCCGCGCGCGCCGGAGCGGTGCTCGTGCTCGAGCCCAGCCTCGACGGCGCCGTGAAGATCGCCAGGCGCGGCGGCAGCATCTACCGCCTCGAGGTGCACGGTCGGGCCGCCCATGCCGGGCTCGAGCCCGAACTCGGGCGCAGCGCGCTGGCCGAGCTCGCCCACCAGGTGCTCGCCCTGCCGAGGCTCGCCGACGACCGGTTGGGCACCACCGTCAGCCCCACGGTCGCGCACGCCGGAACCGTGACGAACGCGATCCCCGACCGGGCCGAGATGCAGATCGACGTGCGCGCGTGGACCATGGGCGAACTCGAGCGCGTGCACGCGGCGTTCTCGTCGCTGCCGACGCACACCCCCGACGTGCGCGTGGACGTGAGCGGGGGCATCAACCGACCGCCGATGGAGGATGCCACGTCGCGCGACCTCCTCGCGCTCGCCCGCGCGGTCGCCGAACGCCTCGGGCACGGGCCCGTCGAGGCGGTCTCGGTCGGCGGCGCCTCGGACGGCAACTTCACGGCGGCCATCGGGGCGGCGACGCTCGACGGCCTCGGCCCGCGCGGCGGCGGCGCCCATGCGATCGACGAG
Encoded here:
- a CDS encoding MFS transporter, whose translation is MTTPPEPPADAPRNFPPTHLTPADGAAATIGVTTEQVEAVTDAGARKGRILAWGLWDWGSAAFNAVVTTFVFTVYLTSESFGPSGTVEAQLGWALAIAGLLIALLAPITGQRSDTSGRRKLWLAVNTYIVVAITLAMFFVLPAPEYLMLGLFLVAAGNVFFEFAGVNYNAMLVQVSTPRSIGKVSGFGWGMGYVGGIVLLLIVYFGFIQPEVGLFGVTGDNGLDVRVTMLVSAIWFGLFALPVLLAVPEYRNPAAVDRGKVGFFASYARLGRDVQRLWKEQRNTVWFLLASAVFRDGLAGVFTFGGVLAASVFGFSAGEVIIFAIAANVVAGISTIAVGALDDRLGAKPVIMTALIGLVISGLLIFVLHDGGQIVFWTAGLALCLFVGPAQSASRTFLARLIPAGREGEVFGLYATTGRAVSFLAPTAFALFVTIGGAPYFGILGIVLVIALGLALLIPVKATKAPAA
- a CDS encoding alpha/beta fold hydrolase; this translates as MRTTDPGSPITVDVGDVRIAADVSGTGTPVLLLHGYPETRAMWREVAAELATRHTVVAADLRGYGDSTKPAGDRYSKREMAADQVGLMRALGHDRFAVVGHDRGGRVGHRLALDHPEAVAALAVLDIVPTLHMFEHVDRDMATSYFHWFFLARDDGLPERLISAAPREWLESRFRGRAVREGAISAEAFAEYLRCFDEDTVRASCADYRAAATVDLEHDRDDRDAGVRVAAPLLALWGAHSYVGRSFDVVEVWRDFADAASGAPIDADHYLAEEAPAETATALSAFLDDGTVQW
- a CDS encoding M20 family metallopeptidase, giving the protein MTTTFDRDRVISRLDALVSTETPTGDRDGMAEAHRLVRSWLDPLLGDGEPVVVDGVTHLLWRGGDAPRVLLLGHLDTVWPLGTIRERPFTIDGDRITGPGTFDMKAGVVIMAEALRSVVDTGDVAVLLTSDEEIGSLTSRALLEREAARAGAVLVLEPSLDGAVKIARRGGSIYRLEVHGRAAHAGLEPELGRSALAELAHQVLALPRLADDRLGTTVSPTVAHAGTVTNAIPDRAEMQIDVRAWTMGELERVHAAFSSLPTHTPDVRVDVSGGINRPPMEDATSRDLLALARAVAERLGHGPVEAVSVGGASDGNFTAAIGAATLDGLGPRGGGAHAIDEWVSLASIEERIALITGIIDGIGGSAGTGPA